Part of the Jatrophihabitans sp. GAS493 genome, CGGCTTCCTGGTTTCATGGTCTCGCCATCACGGGGCAGGCGAGACCACGAACCCTAAGCGGAGGGGTTGGACGCCGAAGCGCTCGTTGCCCTCCGCCGCCGACGCGGCGCTGGGATCGCCTCGCCGTCTTTGGCGGGCCCTGTGCCGACGGCCCCGGCGGCCGAGGCCGCGTAGGCAGAGTCGAGCTGGGCCCGGATGAAGACTCCGACTGCATGTACAGCGTCGGCCGCCTCCCGCAGCATCCCCGCCTGTGTGTGACCGCTATGCCAGAGCTCCGGAAACTCCCGGTACTCAACATCCACGCCGCCCGCTCGCGCCGTCTCGACGAAGCGGCGAATCTGCGGCAGCAGCAACTCTGAAGTTCCCACGTGCACCAGCATCGGTGGCAGCCCACTCATGGTGGCGTACATCGGTGCGTAGCCCGGGGTCTTCGGGTCGGCGTGCCCGCGGTAGGCGGCAGCGTTGTTGCGGCCCCACGCGGTGTTCACCACCAGATCTCGGCTCTTCGCGACGTCCTCGTCACTCGGGTCGGTCCACGGAGAAAGCAGAGCCAGCGCGCCCGGGGTCACGCCATGGTCGTCGATGAGGCGTCGGGCGGTGGCCACTGAGAGACCGCCGCCGGCCGAGTCGCCGCTGATGGCGATCTGGTCGGGAGCGAAGCCGTGGGCCCGGACGATATCCATGAACGCCGCAACCGCATCGTCCACCGCCGCCGGGTACGGGTTCTCCGGAGCCAACCGGTAGTCGAGGGCGAAGACGACCGCGCCACTCTCGCGAGCCAGAAACGCGGCCAGCGAGCGGTGGGTGGTCAGCGAACCGACGGTGTAGCCACCGCCGTGCAGGTAGAGCACGGCCCGCGGGCGGTCGGTGGCGCCAACGGTGATCCGTTCGGCCGGCCGGCCGCCCAGCGTCAGTGGCTCGACCACGCTTCCCGAGGGCAGCGGCTGGCTCGCTCCGGTGAAGTCGAGGATGCGCCGCGACGCCTTCGTCGGCATCCGGTGGTGCAGCGTCACCCAGTACATCGGCTTGAGCGTGGCGACCACCGCGCCCCGGGGCAGGTAACGAGGCTTCATCTACTTGCCGTCGGCGATGGCGGCCGCCTTCAGCTCGGTCGGAACCTTGCGCTGCGGCACCGTCCGGCGCGCGTAGCGGGCACCGAAGCGCTGGTAGCTCGAGCCGACGGCGCGGATGACTAGGTCGAGAGCCTTGGCGTCGGGGCCGACGAGCACCCGGGCCTTTCCCCGTTCGGAGGCACGCAGGATCGTCTTGGCCGCCGCCTCCGGCGAGGTGATGGCCAGCTTCTTGTCGAAGAAGTTGCCGAGCACGGCCGCGTCCAGGCCGTCGACTGCCCCTGCGTTGCGCGCGATGGCTGTCTTGATGCCGCCGGGGTGAACGCAGGTCACCAGCACCGGGTGACCCTGCACCAGCATCTCCTGCCGCAGCGCCTCGGTGAAGCCGCGCACCGCGAACTTGGCGGCGTTGTAAGCACCCTGGCCGGGAACGGAGAGGAGGCCGAAGAGCGAGGAGACGTTCACCAGCCGGCCGTCGCCGGAGGCGATCAGGTGCGGCAGGAACGCCTTGGTGCCGTTGACGACACCCCAGAAGTCGACGTTCATGACCCGCTCGATCTGCTCGAAGCTCATGTCGTTGATATCGCCGGTGAAGGCGATGCCGGCGTTGTTGATGACGATTCCAACGGTGCCGAACTCGGCGATCACGGCATCGGCGTAGGCCAGGAACTCGGCGCGGTCGGTCACGTCAAGGCGATCGGACTTCACGGTCGCGCCGAGAGCCCGGGCCTGGCGGGCGGTCTCATCCAGGCCGGTGGTGTCGACGTCGCTGATCGCGAGCTTGGCGCCGCGCTTGGCGAGGTCGAGCGCCAGGGCCCGTCCGATACCCGAACCGGCGCCGGTGATGACCGCGACTCTGCCGCTGAATGTCATGAAGCATCCTTAACTGAGGTGAGCGCACGACGGTCGTTGTGCGCAGTGCTGCGGTAGGCCGCGAGATCGAAGTTGCGGGTGATCCGCCGGAAACTAAAGGTGAAACTCGACCAGAGGGTGGTGTTGTTACCGTGGGCATCGAGGTACCAACTGGCGCAGCCGCCGGTCGTCCAGACGCTCTTGCTCATCTTCTGCTGCACTGACTTGTTGAAGCTGTCCTGCTTGTCCTTACGGACCTCCACGGTGGCCAGATCGTGCTTGCGCATCGCGTCCAGGGCGGAGAGCAGGTAGTTGATCTGGGACTCGATCATGTAGACCATCGAGCTGTGGCCGAGGCCGGTGTTCGGGCCGACCAGGAAGAAGAGATTGGGGAAACCGGCCACGGCGGTTCCCTTGTAGGCCTGCTGTCCACCGGTACGCCAGACCTCGCCGAGCGTCGAGCCGTCCGGACCCTTGATCGAGTCGGCGATCGGCGGGTCGGTGACGTGGAAGCCGGTGGCCAGGATGATCGCGTCGACCTCGCGGACGGTGCCGTCCCGGCTGACGATGGCATTCGGACGGACCTCGGCGATTCCGTCGGTGATGAGTTCCACGTTCTCCCGCTGCAGGGCCGGGTACCAGGTGTTGGAGATGAGGATCCGCTTGCAGCCGATCTGCCAGGACGGGGTGACCTTCTCGCGCAGGTCGGCGCTCTTCACCTGCCGCGCGATGTGGCGCTCGGCGATGCGCTGGGGAACGTTGAGCAGCTTCGGGTTCTTGGCCATCCCGAGCACGATCAGCTCGCGGGCCCAGTAGATGGAGGAGCGGGCGATGCGCTGGGTGATCGGCAGGCGCTTGAACATCTGCCGCTCGGCCGAGGAGTACGGACGATCACTGCGGGGCATGATCCACGGCGCGGTGCGCTGGTAGACGTCCAGGCGCCCGGCGATCTTCGCCACCTCGGGGACGATCTGGATGGCCGAGGCGCCGGTACCGATGACCGCGACTCGCTTCCCCTCCAGGCTGATGTCGTGGTTCCACCGGGCGGAGTGGAAGAAGTCGCCGGTGAAGGTCTCGATGCCCTTGATGTCGGGCAGCGACGGCTCGCAGAGCGCACCGCTGGCACTGACCAGCACATCGGCGGTGAAGGTGCCGTTCGAGGTGTCGACGATCCAGGTGTTCGTGTCGGAATCCCAGTTGGCGGAGTTCACCTCGGTGTTGAAGAGCATGTTGTTGAGCACGCGGTACTTCTTGGCCGTCGTGCGCAGGTACTGCTGGATCTCCGGCTGCGGGGAGAAGGAGCGACTCCAGTTCGGGTTCAACTCGAACGAGAACGAATACAGGTGCGACGGGACGTCGCAGGCCGCACCGGGGTAGGTGTTGTCGCGCCAGGTGCCGCCGACCTCACTGCCCCGCTCGATGACGAGGTAGTCGCGGTCTCCGCGCTGGGTGAGGCGGATAGCGGTGCCGAGCCCCGCGAAGCCGCTGCCGACGATGAGGGCGCGCACATGGCGCGGGGTGGTGGCCGGGTCTGCGGCCAGCTGCGATTGTGCGGTCATGGAGGTAGGGTAATACCCTCATTGAACGTCAGTCAATAGTTAATGACAGATCGTCAGTAAGAGGGTTAGGGTGAACCGGTGACGACAGCGAAGCGGGTCCGGCTGGCCCCGGAGGAGCGGCGGGCGCAGCTCATCGCCTTGGGGCTGCAGATGCTGGCGACCCGCCCGCTCGAGGAGCTTTCAGTGGAGGAGCTGGCCGATCAGGCCGGCATCTCGCGAGGGCTGCTCTTCCATTACTTCAACTCCAAGCAGGAGTTCCACCTGGCGGTGGCGACCGAGGCGGCCCGGCACATGCTGGAGGTGACGGCCCCTGATCCGGACCTGCCGGCCGAGCAGCGCCTGGTGACCTCGCTGGGCAAGATGATCGACTACGTCACCGAGAACTCCGACACCTACATATCGCTGGTGCGCGGCGCGGCCAGCGGGGACGACGAGCTCCGTGCCCTCTTCGACGCGACCCGGTCGGCCAACGCGAACCGGATCCTGCAGTCGGCACCGGAGTTCGGGGTGACCCCCACCCCCGAGGTCGAGCTGGCGGTACACGGGTGGGTCGCCTTCGCCGAGGAGGTCATCGTGCGGTGGCTGCGGGCCGGCCAGCCCGGGGTCACCTCCCGGGAGCAGTTGATGCAACTGCTCGCCAACGCGCTCTTCGCGCTCGCCGGCGCCGCCAACGTTTGAGCGGCGACGTCCGAGCCCGCTTCCACACCACGTCACCGACCGGTGACGCCGTAAGCGATCAGTAATGGTCGCTCGGCCCCGATCCAGGGGTGTCTCACAGTGATCCGGCGCAGTATTGAGAGATGAGCGCTGCGGTGACACCCGGCTCATCGCAGACGGCTCGCTGGGCGCGTTGGAGCATCGCCGCCCTCTTCGGCCTGCTCAGCGCCGGGGTGGCCGTCGGCGTCGGCGAGCTGGTCGCCGCCTTCGTGCGGCCTGCGGCGTCGCCGATCATCGTCGTCGGCAACCGCATCATCCTGCTCACCCCGGAGCCGGTGAAGCGCTGGGCGATCCGTGAGTTCGGGACCAACGACAAGTCGACGCTGCTCACCGGGATCTACTTCGGCATCGCCCTGCTCGCGATGGGGCTCGGCCTCCTCGCTCTGCGCCGCCGCGTCTACGGCGTCGTCGGCTTCGGTGTCTTCGGTGTACTCGGCGTCTACGCCGCCCTCACCACCAATGCCCACCACGCCGCAGACGCCATCCCGGCCGTCTTCGCGGCCGCGGCCGGGATGGTTACGATCTGGTACCTCTTCTCCACCCTGAACCCGGCACCCGTCGCCGCCGAGGCCGGGCTGATCGCCGACCGACGCCTCTTCCTGCGGGGCACCCTGGCCGCGGCCGCGGTGACGCTCTTCGGCAGCCTCGGCGGGCGGGCCCTGCAGCGCAGCCGTTACAACGCCGCCGCCGCTCGGGCCGCGATCACCCTGCCGTCGCCGGCCAGCGAGGCGGGGACCCCAGCGGCCCCCGTCGCCGCGAGCGACCTCGGGGTCACCGCCAACGCCGCCACCTACGACCTCGGCAAGAGCGGGGTCCCGTTCCTCATCCCGTCCAAGGACTTCTACCGGATCGACACCGCCCTCACGGTCCCCCAGATCGATCCGGCTAAATGGCGACTACGCATCCACGGCATGGTCGAGCGCGAGATCACCCTCAGTTACGACCAGCTGCTGGCCCGGCCGCTCATTGAACGGTGGATCACCCTCACCTGCGTCTCGAACGAGGTGGGCGGGAACCTCATCGGCAACACCAAATTCCGCGGAGCCCGGCTGGCCGATCTACTGCGGGAGGCCGGGGTGCACCCAGAGGCCGACCAGCTCGTCGCCAGCTCCAGTGACGGTATGACGATCGGCTCCCCAACCACCGTCGTGATGGACGGCCGGGATGCCATGCTCGCGGTCGGGATGAACGGCGAACCGCTGCCGACCGAACACGGCTTTCCGGTTCGGATGGTTGTCCCCGGGCTCTACGGCTACGTCTCCGCCTGCAAGTGGATCGTCGATCTGGAGGCGACCACCTTCGCGTCCAGTCAGGCCTACTGGGTGCAGGGCGGCTGGGCACCGCAGGGCCCGATCCTGCTCGCCTCCCGCATCGACACGCCGTCGCCGAACCAGGTCGTGTCGGTGGGTGACACGGTCGCGGTGGCCGGGGTGGCCTGGGACCAGCACGTCGGCGTCTCCGCCGTCGAGGTGCAGGTCGACGACGGCGCCTGGCAGCAGGCCCGGCTGGCCGGCGTCCCCTCGGTCGACACCTGGCGGCAGTGGGTCTACCCGTGGACGGTCGCCGGCTCCGGCCCGCACACGCTGCGGGTGCGGGCGACCGACGCGACGGGGAAGGTGCAGACCAGCGATCGGGCCGAGCCATACCCGTCGGGGGCCACCGGGCTGCACGCGGTGACGGTCCGGGCCCGGTAGCCGCGGTTCAACAACCGGCCCCGGCTGCCGATCAGAGGTACATGAGTCGTCTCCCGGTGAGCATCGTCGTCCCGGTCTGGAACGCCGTCGAGGTGACGCTGCAGTGCCTGGCCGCGCTGCGGCCGACCCTCGGACCGGCTGATCAGGTGATCGTGGTGGACGACGGCTCCAGCGATCCAACCGCGGCGGCGCTGGCCGAGCGCGCGGACTGGCTCGAGGTGGTCACCCACCCGGCCAACCTCGGTTTCGCGGCCGCCTGCAACGACGGCGCCGCGCTGGCCCGCCACGAGCTGGTCATCTTCCTGAACAACGACACCATCCCGAGCGCGGGTTGGATCGAGGACCTCACCGCCCCCTTCGTCGACGACACGATCGGTGCGGCCGGGCCGATGAGCAATGCGGTCAGCGGTACCCAGCAGGTCGTGGACGCCACCGGTGCGCCGGTCGTCGATGCCGCCGCGGCTGAGATCGTGTCCGATCTCCGGGCCCGAGAAGGGGCCAGCTGGAGCGACGTCTCCCGCCTCGTCGGGTTCTGCCTGGCGGTGCGCACCGAGGCGTTCCGCGAGCTCGGCGGCTTCGACCTCTGCTACGGCCAGGGCGGCTACGAGGATGACGATCTCTGCACCCGGATGCTGCTCGCCAGCTGGCGGCTGGTGATGGCCGAGAGTGCCTTCGTCTATCACCAGTACCACTCGACCTTCGACGCCAACGGCATCGACTGGTACCGCGTGCAGCAGGGCAACGGCGAGCTCTACCGGGCCAAGCTGGACCGGGCCTTCCCGTTGAGCGTGCTGGTGCGCTGCGACGGCGACCAGCTGACGCTGCTGCAGAGCCTGCTCAGCATCCAGCGCTCGCTTGGCGAGTCCCGCTACGAGGTCGTCCTGCTGGTCACCGACCCCGAGCCGATCGCGCAATTGCTTGCCGCGCTGGAGGGCGACGTCGTGGTCGTCCGGGTGCGCCCCGACGACCGCAGCTGGCGGCGCGGTCAGCACGTCGCGACCGGGCTGCGCCGCATCTCGATGCGGGCCGGCGACGAGCTCAGCCCCGAAGAGGTCGAGCTGGTGCTCGCCGCCCCGATCGGGACGCAGCTGCAGCCGGTGGCGGCCTAGAAGCTCGCGAAGGCGCTGGTGAATGCCTCCGCCGCGGTCGAGGTATCCGTAGCGTCGTAGAGCTGCCCCTTCGTGACGTCGGAGTAGGACTGCAGAGCGGGCTTGTCGGCTCCGCTGCCGTAGGCGATCGAGTAGATCTGCACCCCGGACGTCGAGCGCTGCAGAGCGGCGACCAGCCCGGCCTGGTCGTTATCGGCCGCGAAGTTGTTCTTCGCGTTGTTGAGCAGCACGACCGCGTTGATATGTCCGGGCTCGACGTCTTCGGTCAGCTGGCTCGTCGCCGCCCGGACGGCCGGGATCAGCGTCGAATCGTTCTTCGGGGTCAGCGTCGAGATCGCCGCCGTGATCTGGCTCTTGTCGATGTCGAAGTGCCCGACCGGCACGAGTTCCTGATAGGTCTGCGCCCCCGGTGGCAGCGCCGAACTGTACTGCCAGAGCCCGACCTCGTCGGCTCCGTTGAACTCGTCCAGCGCACTGAGCGCGGCCGATTTCGCCTGCTCGAGCTTCGTCGGTCCGTTTTCGGCGGTGCTGTCGCCCATCGAGCTGGAGACATCCATCATCAGCAGCACCCGAGCCGGTTTGCGCAGCAGGCCCCAGGCCGAGCGCAGCGCGGCGATGGTGCTGCCGGACGGGGTGGAGAGGGTGACCGTCGGGCCGGCCGCCGACACGTTCGGGCTGGCCACGATGCCGGCACCCGGCTTCTTCGTCGGGCCGCGGAAGCCGGCGTCGGTGAGAACCTTCTGCTGGGCCGGGAGCACGACGTAGTCGAAGAAGTCCTTCGCCCCGGCCTCCCGGTCGCGGGTCGACCAGGGCGCGTTGAGCACCGCGTAGGGGTTGTCGCTGAAGAGCGTCCCCTCGGTCGGGTAGATGGCGACCAGCGGGACCCTCGGCTTCGCGTGCGTCCCCGCCGTCTTCGGGTCACCGCTCGGGTTGCCGGCGTCGTAGTCGAGCACCGCCTTCTCGTCCACGGCATAGGCGCTGGCGTAGCTGAGCGGCTTGCCCTCGGTGTCGGCCCGCTGCTGGGTGCGGAGGAAGGCCGTCGGGTCGTCGCCGTAGTTGACGACCGCCTGCTCCAGCGACGCGTCGAGGCGGCGCGCGGTGATCGAAGCGACGCTGCCGCTGCTCAGCGGGGTGGGTGAGCCGGCGCCGGCGTTGAAGGCGGCGATCGTCGCGTTCAGCCCGGAGGTGGAGTAGTTCGGGTTCGCCTTGACGAAGGTGAAGGCGCCCCACTCCGGGTGCCCCTTCGACCCCCAGCCGGCTGGGTTACCGGCCAGCGCGGCCAGCTCGCTCCAGCCGATCGGGGCCTTCGGCCACCCCAGTGCGGTCGCCATCGGCTTCGGCATGGCGATGGTGAGGGCGGTGGAGGCGATGGAGCTGGCGGAGCTCGGGACCAGCGCCGTTGAACGGTCGGCCTCGGCCGCGTCGTCGCCGAAGATCGCCAGCCAGCTGGAGGAGGCGGGGGCCCAGACGTCCGGGGCGTCGCCGCGCCGGACATCCCAGCCGGCCACCAGCTGAGCTTCGGCGTCGGCCGAGTCGACCGCGTCGATCTTGATGCCGAAACACTTGCCGTTGACCGTCCGCGCGCTGTGGTTGTACGTGTCGGCGATCTTGGTCAGCAGCGGCGCCATCTCGGTGGCGGCGGCGACGGTCACGGTGTCGCAGCCCGGCCGGGGCGGGGTGACGGCAGCGATCTGCTCCTTGTTGCTGTGATCGGCGTGGTACTTCAGGCCTGCGAAGGTGCCGAGCCCGACCACCAGCACGGCTAACACAATTTGCTTCTTCGACGGCCGCACGGGTGCCCCTTTGTACTGGCGAGTAGTGACGCCAGCGTGCCAGCAAATCCCTGTAACGCAAAGCGTTTCGGCGAACTAAGATCGAAGCCATGGCCACCACCGTCGCACTCAACCCGCAGCCGCGCAGCGCCGACGAACGCGCGGCAATCCTCGCCAACCCCGGCTTCGGCCGGTACTTCACCGACCACATGGTGCGCATCGACTGGACCGCTGACGGTGGGTGGAGCGACGTACAGCTGGTGCCCTATGGGCCGCTGACCCTGGACCCGGCGACCATGGTGTTGCACTACGGCCAGGAGATCTTCGAGGGGCTGAAGGCCTACCGCCAGGCCGACGGCTCGATCGGCACCTTCCGTCCGGACGCCAACGCGGCCCGCTTCCGCCGTTCGGCCCGGCGGTTGGCGATGGCTGAGCTGCCGGAGGCGCTCTTCGTCGAGGCGGTGCGGCTGCTCGTCGAGACTGATCAAGCCTGGGTGCCGAGCGACGGCGAGGCCGCGCTCTACCTGCGTCCGTTCATGATCGCCACCGAGGTCGGCCTGGGCGTGCGACCGGCGAACGCGTATACCTTCCTGCTGATCGCCTCCCCGGCTGGCGCCTACTTCAGCGGTGGGGTCAAGCCGGTGACGGTCTGGCTCTCCACCGAGTTCACCCGGGCCGCTCCCGGCGGCACCGGTGAGGCCAAATGCGGCGGCAACTACGCCGCGTCGCTGGTGGCCCAGGCCGCCGCCGCCGCTCAGGGCTGCGACCAGGTGGTCTGGCTGGATGCGGTTGAGCACCGCTGGGTCGAGGAGATGGGCGGAATGAACCTCTACTTCGTCTACGGCAGTGGAGCCACCGCCCGGATCGTGACACCGGCGCTCACCGGCACCCTGCTGCCGGGGGTGACCCGCGACTCGCTGTTGAGCCTGGCCGCGGATCTCGGCTACTCGGCCGAGGAGGGGAAGATCTCCACCGACGACTGGCAGGCCGGCTGTGCCTCCGGCGAGATCACCGAGGTATTCGCCTGTGGAACGGCGGCCGTCATCACGCCCGTCGGGGTGGTGAAGAGTGCCGCCGGTGGCTGGAACGTGGCTGACGGGGCACCCGGTCCGGTGACCCTGGCCCTGCGTGAGGCGCTGCTCAGCATCCAGACGGGCAAGTCGGCCGACGACCACGGCTGGATCCACCAACTCGTCGCGGCGGGCTGAGCGGGTGCCGGCGCAGCCGCACATGCGCAGGAACATCCTGATCACCGGCGCCAGCGCCGGACTGGGCGAGGGCATGGCCCGTCTCTTCGCGGCCGCCGGGCACAACCTGGCCCTGACCGCACGCCGTCTGGACCGCCTGGAGGCGCTGCGCGAGGAGTTGCTGGAGTCCCACCCGGAGATCACCGTCGTCTGCCATCCGCTGGATGTGAACGACCACGATGCGGTCTTTACCGTCTTCGAGAAGGCGGCGGCCGATCTGGGTGGGCTCGACCGGGTGATCGTCAACGCCGGACTCGGCAAAGGCGCGCGGGTCGGCAGCGGCCGCTTCGCCGCCAACCGGCAGACGGCCGAGACGAACTTCGTCGCGGCGCTGGCCCAGTGCGAGGCGGCGATGGGGCACTTCTATGCGAAGAAGTCAGGGCATCTGGTCATCGTCTCTTCGATGTCGGCGATGCGGGGCATGCCGGGTGCGGCCACTGTCTACGCGGCCACGAAGTCGGGGATCGCGGCTCTGGGTGAGGGGATCCGCTCCGATCTGCTCGGCCAATCCGGACACGACATCGTCGTCACCACCCTCTTCCCCGGCTATATCGAGTCGGAGATGAACGACAAGGTCACCCGGAAGATGCCGCTCATGGTGGACAACGAAACCGGCTGCCGAGCGATGGTGAAGGCGATCGAGCGGGAGAGCGCCACCGCAATCGTGCCGCCGTGGCCGTGGCGGGCAATCGCGGTCTTCACCCGTAACGCCCCGCTGCGGCTGGTTCGCCGCTTCACCTGAACCGCGGGACGGACCACCCACCCGGGCAGCGTCAGCCAGCCAGCCCGTAGGCCTCGGTCTCGGCGTCGGCGACCTGCTTGACCATGCGCATGTGGGCACCGAGGCGTCGCGCGAGCACGATCGCGCCGATGCAGCAGGCCAGCTGGAGCACGATGAATCCGGCCGGCACTCCGGCGGCGATGAGGACACCGGACAGCGCCGGTCCGATGGCGCAGGCCAGTGTGGTGGCACCGCTGACCGCGGAGAGCGTCCGTCCGACCGCGCCGTCGGGGGCGATTGAGGCGGCGAGCGGGTTGAGGACCGGAGCCAGCATCGTCTCGCCGACCGAGATCGTGGCGAGACCGGTGATGAGCGCGACCGAGGCCATTCCGTGCAGCACCAACGGCACCGCGATGATGAGCCAGCAGCCGATCCAGATCGAGGCGCAGGCGGCTAGCAGGGTGGTTGGCGCGTAGCGCTTGGTCAGGGCGACGACCGGGCCGGTGAGGATGGCGACCAGAATCGCGTTCACCGCGACCGCGGTACCGATGACCTTGGTCGAGACGTGCAGGGCGTTGATGGCGAAGGCGGGCAGCCCCGACTCGTACTGGGCGTAGCAGGCCAGCGTGATGAGCATCGTGACGCCCAGTAGCAGGCGCAGGCTGCGATTGGCGAGCATCTCGCGGTACCGAACCGGTGCCTCCACCGCCTTCTTCGACGGCACCCGGGTCGTGCTGATGCCACGTCCGGCCGAGTAGACCGTCACGGCGCTGGCGACGGCGGCGAGGGCGGCCAGGTAGTAGACGCGGTGTGTGCCGGCCGGGCTGTTGAGGTCGATGATCAGACCACCGACGAACCCACCGACGGCCAGCGTCAGGTTCTGAGTGATGAACTGCCAGGCGAAGACGTCGCGGTGACGCCGCTGCGGGGTGCTGGCCAGTAGGAGCACCGAGATCGACGGCTGGGTGAAGGCGACCCCTGCTCCGAGCGCCGCTGCGCTGTACCAGACCCCGAGGGTCGAGGTGCTGAGGCCGAGGGCCAGGACGGCCAGCGCCATGACCAGTCGAGCCAGCGCTGCGACCCGAACCGGATTGCCGCGATCGGCGGCGGCCCCGGCACTGGGCGCGGCCAGCAGCGAGCCGACGGCAAAGGCGATGAAGGTGGCGGCGGCGACCATGCCGCCGAGATGCCGGGTGGTGCTGATGTCGGAGTAGATGAAGGGGAGCACTGCTCCCCAACCGCCGGAGGCGAGGGATGAACCGATGAGCAGCACGGCGACGTGGCCGCGGTTGGAGCGCATTTCACTTTCCTGTCTAACTTTGATTTCAAACTTCGATATCGAAGTACTACCTCGAACGTACAGTAGGGCCATGCCACCGGCAAAGCGAAAGACTGATAGCTCCGCCACAGCCAAGCCGGTCACGCCGTACGCCGAGTTCGAGCGGGCGGTGGCCGTCTACACGGCGGCTGGTGGCCAGGAGTCGGTGCAGCGCATCGTCACCGCGATCAGCCGCGTGGGGCGGCGTCTTGATATCTACTACCGGCAGCAGTTCCTGGATCTCGACATCTCCCCCGGCGAGTGGAGCGTCCTCACCAGCTTGGCGGTCGAGGGGCCCGAGGGGCATTCGACGCCCTCACACCTGGCCGACGTCTGCGGAGTCTCTCCGTCGACGATGACTCATCGCCTGGACGGGATGGTGGCCCGGGAACTGGTCGCCCGCGAACCGGACGCCACTAACCGGACCCGCATGCAGGTGACGCTCACCTCAGCCGGCTGGGAGCTGTTCCGGCGGGCGGTCACCGAAGCCGACGTTGTCGAGTCGAACCTGGTGACCCCA contains:
- a CDS encoding alpha/beta hydrolase, which gives rise to MKPRYLPRGAVVATLKPMYWVTLHHRMPTKASRRILDFTGASQPLPSGSVVEPLTLGGRPAERITVGATDRPRAVLYLHGGGYTVGSLTTHRSLAAFLARESGAVVFALDYRLAPENPYPAAVDDAVAAFMDIVRAHGFAPDQIAISGDSAGGGLSVATARRLIDDHGVTPGALALLSPWTDPSDEDVAKSRDLVVNTAWGRNNAAAYRGHADPKTPGYAPMYATMSGLPPMLVHVGTSELLLPQIRRFVETARAGGVDVEYREFPELWHSGHTQAGMLREAADAVHAVGVFIRAQLDSAYAASAAGAVGTGPAKDGEAIPAPRRRRRATSASASNPSA
- a CDS encoding SDR family oxidoreductase, with product MTFSGRVAVITGAGSGIGRALALDLAKRGAKLAISDVDTTGLDETARQARALGATVKSDRLDVTDRAEFLAYADAVIAEFGTVGIVINNAGIAFTGDINDMSFEQIERVMNVDFWGVVNGTKAFLPHLIASGDGRLVNVSSLFGLLSVPGQGAYNAAKFAVRGFTEALRQEMLVQGHPVLVTCVHPGGIKTAIARNAGAVDGLDAAVLGNFFDKKLAITSPEAAAKTILRASERGKARVLVGPDAKALDLVIRAVGSSYQRFGARYARRTVPQRKVPTELKAAAIADGK
- a CDS encoding NAD(P)/FAD-dependent oxidoreductase codes for the protein MTAQSQLAADPATTPRHVRALIVGSGFAGLGTAIRLTQRGDRDYLVIERGSEVGGTWRDNTYPGAACDVPSHLYSFSFELNPNWSRSFSPQPEIQQYLRTTAKKYRVLNNMLFNTEVNSANWDSDTNTWIVDTSNGTFTADVLVSASGALCEPSLPDIKGIETFTGDFFHSARWNHDISLEGKRVAVIGTGASAIQIVPEVAKIAGRLDVYQRTAPWIMPRSDRPYSSAERQMFKRLPITQRIARSSIYWARELIVLGMAKNPKLLNVPQRIAERHIARQVKSADLREKVTPSWQIGCKRILISNTWYPALQRENVELITDGIAEVRPNAIVSRDGTVREVDAIILATGFHVTDPPIADSIKGPDGSTLGEVWRTGGQQAYKGTAVAGFPNLFFLVGPNTGLGHSSMVYMIESQINYLLSALDAMRKHDLATVEVRKDKQDSFNKSVQQKMSKSVWTTGGCASWYLDAHGNNTTLWSSFTFSFRRITRNFDLAAYRSTAHNDRRALTSVKDAS
- a CDS encoding TetR/AcrR family transcriptional regulator is translated as MTTAKRVRLAPEERRAQLIALGLQMLATRPLEELSVEELADQAGISRGLLFHYFNSKQEFHLAVATEAARHMLEVTAPDPDLPAEQRLVTSLGKMIDYVTENSDTYISLVRGAASGDDELRALFDATRSANANRILQSAPEFGVTPTPEVELAVHGWVAFAEEVIVRWLRAGQPGVTSREQLMQLLANALFALAGAANV
- a CDS encoding molybdopterin-dependent oxidoreductase, producing MSAAVTPGSSQTARWARWSIAALFGLLSAGVAVGVGELVAAFVRPAASPIIVVGNRIILLTPEPVKRWAIREFGTNDKSTLLTGIYFGIALLAMGLGLLALRRRVYGVVGFGVFGVLGVYAALTTNAHHAADAIPAVFAAAAGMVTIWYLFSTLNPAPVAAEAGLIADRRLFLRGTLAAAAVTLFGSLGGRALQRSRYNAAAARAAITLPSPASEAGTPAAPVAASDLGVTANAATYDLGKSGVPFLIPSKDFYRIDTALTVPQIDPAKWRLRIHGMVEREITLSYDQLLARPLIERWITLTCVSNEVGGNLIGNTKFRGARLADLLREAGVHPEADQLVASSSDGMTIGSPTTVVMDGRDAMLAVGMNGEPLPTEHGFPVRMVVPGLYGYVSACKWIVDLEATTFASSQAYWVQGGWAPQGPILLASRIDTPSPNQVVSVGDTVAVAGVAWDQHVGVSAVEVQVDDGAWQQARLAGVPSVDTWRQWVYPWTVAGSGPHTLRVRATDATGKVQTSDRAEPYPSGATGLHAVTVRAR
- a CDS encoding glycosyltransferase family 2 protein codes for the protein MSRLPVSIVVPVWNAVEVTLQCLAALRPTLGPADQVIVVDDGSSDPTAAALAERADWLEVVTHPANLGFAAACNDGAALARHELVIFLNNDTIPSAGWIEDLTAPFVDDTIGAAGPMSNAVSGTQQVVDATGAPVVDAAAAEIVSDLRAREGASWSDVSRLVGFCLAVRTEAFRELGGFDLCYGQGGYEDDDLCTRMLLASWRLVMAESAFVYHQYHSTFDANGIDWYRVQQGNGELYRAKLDRAFPLSVLVRCDGDQLTLLQSLLSIQRSLGESRYEVVLLVTDPEPIAQLLAALEGDVVVVRVRPDDRSWRRGQHVATGLRRISMRAGDELSPEEVELVLAAPIGTQLQPVAA
- a CDS encoding substrate-binding domain-containing protein; the protein is MLAVLVVGLGTFAGLKYHADHSNKEQIAAVTPPRPGCDTVTVAAATEMAPLLTKIADTYNHSARTVNGKCFGIKIDAVDSADAEAQLVAGWDVRRGDAPDVWAPASSSWLAIFGDDAAEADRSTALVPSSASSIASTALTIAMPKPMATALGWPKAPIGWSELAALAGNPAGWGSKGHPEWGAFTFVKANPNYSTSGLNATIAAFNAGAGSPTPLSSGSVASITARRLDASLEQAVVNYGDDPTAFLRTQQRADTEGKPLSYASAYAVDEKAVLDYDAGNPSGDPKTAGTHAKPRVPLVAIYPTEGTLFSDNPYAVLNAPWSTRDREAGAKDFFDYVVLPAQQKVLTDAGFRGPTKKPGAGIVASPNVSAAGPTVTLSTPSGSTIAALRSAWGLLRKPARVLLMMDVSSSMGDSTAENGPTKLEQAKSAALSALDEFNGADEVGLWQYSSALPPGAQTYQELVPVGHFDIDKSQITAAISTLTPKNDSTLIPAVRAATSQLTEDVEPGHINAVVLLNNAKNNFAADNDQAGLVAALQRSTSGVQIYSIAYGSGADKPALQSYSDVTKGQLYDATDTSTAAEAFTSAFASF